The Betta splendens chromosome 7, fBetSpl5.4, whole genome shotgun sequence genome includes a window with the following:
- the LOC114858947 gene encoding microphthalmia-associated transcription factor-like isoform X13: protein MLEMLGYYPHEVQTHLENPTKYHIQRSQQQQVKRYLGKLGSQALSLPCPNQSSDHGGMPPGPGNSAPNSPMALLTLNSNCEKEMDDVIDDIISLESSYSDDILGLMDPGLQMASTIPVPANLMDMYGGQGMSQQGLPISNSCPANLPNIKREYSVSQSPAIMHMLDKSGSCGKFDNYQRPEGFPVAEVRALAKERQKKDNHNLIERRRRFNINDRIKELGTLIPKSNDPDMRWNKGTILKASVDYIRKLQREQQRAKELENRQKKLEHANRHLMLRIQELEMQARAHGLAVASSALCSAELASRSIKQEPALEDCHQDLYALHPHHQHHPARTPEPPGSLELGEGHANFPEGHYGVHSKPASKLNDILMEDTLSPVRGGDPLLSSVSPDASKDSSRKSSVSMDENEQGC from the exons ATGCTTGAGATGCTTGGATATTATCCCCACGAG gTCCAGACTCACCTGGAGAACCCGACCAAGTACCACATCCAGCGCTcgcaacagcagcaggtgaagcgCTACCTGGGCAAGCTTGGCTCCCAGGCGTTGAGCTTGCCCTGCCCCAACCAGTCCTCTGACCACGGGGGCATGCCGCCAGGGCCGGGCAACAGCGCCCCCAACAGCCCTATGGCCCTACTGACCCTCAACTCCAACTGCGAGAAAGAG ATGGATGATGTCATCGACGACATTATCAGTCTGGAGTCCAGTTACAGTGATGACATCCTCGGCCTGATGGACCCAGGGCTTCAGATGGCCAGCACG ATCCCGGTGCCCGCTAACCTTATGGACATGTACGGCGGTCAGGGTATGTCCCAGCAGGGCCTGCCCATCAGCAACTCCTGCCCCGCCAACCTGCCCAACATCAAAAGGGAATACTCCG TTTCGCAGTCCCCGGCCATCATGCATATGCTGGACAAGTCTGGATCCTGTGGCAAGTTTGACAACTATCAGAGGCCTGAAGGTTTCCCTGTGG CAGAAGTCAGAGCTTTGGCGAAGGAGCGGCAGAAAAAGGACAACCATAATTTGA TTGAGAGAAGACGGCGGTTTAACATCAACGATCGAATTAAGGAATTGGGAACTTTAATACCAAAATCCAACGACCC GGACATGCGCTGGAACAAAGGCACCATCCTGAAAGCGTCGGTGGACTACATCAGGAagctgcagcgggagcagcagagGGCGAAGGAGCTGGAGAATCGCCAGAAGAAGCTCGAGCACGCAAACCGACATCTGATGCTGCGGATACAG GAGCTGGAGATGCAGGCCCGGGCTCACGGCCTCGCCGTGGCCTCCTCGGCGCTCTGCTCGGCCGAGCTGGCGAGCCGGTCCATCAAGCAGGAGCCCGCCTTAGAGGACTGCCACCAGGACCTGTACGCGCTGCACCcccaccaccaacaccacccCGCCCGCACGCCCGAGCCCCCCGGCTCGCTGGAGCTGGGCGAGGGCCACGCTAACTTCCCCGAGGGCCACTACGGCGTTCACAGCAAGCCGGCCTCCAAGCTCAACGACATCCTCATGGAGGACACCTTGTCGCCGGTGAGGGGAGGGGACCCGTTGCTCTCGTCCGTCTCCCCGGACGCCTCCAAGGACAGCAGCCGCAAGAGCAGCGTGAGCATGGATGAGAACGAGCAGGGCTGttag